In the genome of Anaerolineaceae bacterium oral taxon 439, the window GGCGCTGAGCCGGAAAGCGTTCGAGGCGGAAAATAAAATCGGCCTGGATCAGGCGGAGGACCTGATCGCGAACGCGCGCGCCGGTTTCGACGCGCAGTCAGACGAACGCCGCGCTAATTTCGAGTTGTTTGCCGAAGCGCTGGCGGACCGGCTGAAGAGCCGCGCCGAGAGCGAACGGGACGGCGAGATTCAAACTCCGCTGCGCGGCCAGGACCTGCTCGCGGAGGCGGGGAGCTTCGCGCGGATCAACTTCCGCCTTTCTTCCGAGGATCAGCGCCTGCTGACAGATGGGGACGAAACGGTTCTCGATAAACTTCGCGGGCAGATCGAATCGACGTTATTCACGGTTTTCACCGCCCGGACGCATCAGGCTTTTTTGAAGCGGCTGGGCGACGATTACGTCCCGCCGGCGGAAACCCCCGAAAACTGGGAAGATTTCGGCGACGCGGTGATGAACGCCGTATCAGAAGGCTTCCTGAAGCGCGCCGATCGGCTTTTCGGGGAGCAGGATCAAATCCGCGCCGACCTGAACGCCGCGCTGCGGTCGATCCCGGGTGAAGCGCTGAGGTATGGGCTGAACGACAGGCAGTGGAACGCGCTGCTGCGCGCCGCGGGGCAGGGAAAGCGGATCGCTTTCGACGCTAAAACGCATCGGAAAACGTCGGTCGCCTATACGCGCCTGAACTTTTTGTACTACAGCGGGACGCTTCTCGACGGAAAATCGCGGCAGGAAATCCGCGATCTCGTCTGGGACCATTACCTGACGACGCTCGAACGGCTCCGCGCCGTCTTCGGCGAAATTGACTGGAAACGGCTCCGGAACCATTCGATCCCGCTGGATCAGCTCCGCGCGGAAACGCAGGCGCAGCTCAAAACGCTTCTCGGGGCGGACGTTTACGGCGGAATCGCCGCCCTCCCGCCGGCCGAGATTGACGAGGACTGCGTCGAAAAAATCAAGGATCATTCAGGCGGCCGGATCCAGAACGAAATCTGCCGGATGGTTATCCTGCGCGCGATTACCGATCAATGGGTCCATTACCTGACCGAGATTGAATCGCTCCGTGTCCGGATTTCGATGGAAGCCTACGCACAGCGGAATCCGCTCGTCGTGTATAAGACGCGGGCGGCGGAGCTGTTCAGCGAGCTGCTGAAAAATATCCGCCGCGCGGTTGTTGAACGGATCTTTATTACCGCGCCGACGCTGGGAATGCTGACCGCCAGCGAACGTGTCAGCCTGAACGAGCTCCGAAAGGATCAGGAGCGCGCGCTGCCGGCGGAGGAAGACCTGACGAAGGCTGAAGCGGACGAAGCGGAGGCCCGTCCGGAACCGGGCGGAAAACCGGAGGGCGGCGACGCGGAGGAGAAGCCGTCAACGGCAGCGCTGAAAAAGAAAAAGAAGAAGATGAAACGATGAGTTTTGACGTTTACGGTCAGGATAACGCGCTTTCCGTTCTCCGCGGGCATCTCCGCCGCGGGGAAACCCGGCATGCCTACCTTTTTCACGGCGCGCCGGGAACGGGCCGCCGGACGTTGGCGCTGCGGATGGCGATGGTTTTGAATTGCCTGAACCCGCCCGCGCCGGACGACTGCTGCGGGAGCTGCCGGATGTGCCGCCAGATTGCGGATATGCGTCATCCGGACCTGACGGTCGTTTCGACCGATACGCCCGGCGATATCCTGAAAATCGATGCGATCCGCGATTTGCAGCATACGCTGACGCTAACGCCGTACGAGGCGAATTACCGGATCGCGATCCTGCTTCGTTTCGAGGAGGCGAATCCAGCTGCGCAGAATGCGCTGTTGAAAACGCTGGAGGAGCCGCCGGAACGGGTGAAGCTGTTTTTAACGGCGTCGGCGGAATCGGCCGTGCTCCCGACCGTTCTGTCCCGCTGCGAGCCGGTCCGCGTTCGTCCGATGCGCGTGGGGGCGCTGATGGCGGCGCTGGGCGAGGCGGCGGACGGCGCTGACCCGGACGTCGTACGCCGCGCGGCGCATCTTTCCGGCGGACGGGTCGGCTTTGCGAGAACGCTGATCGCTGATTCGGAACGGCTGGAAAAGTATGAGGCGGAGGCGAACGATTTTCTGGGCCTCTTCGCGCTGAATACGCGGGAGAGGTTCGCGTTTGCCGCCGCGTTCCGCGATACGCGGCGGCGGAGCGAGCTGCGCGCGCTGTTCCAGGTGTGGGAAACGGCGCTGCGCGATTTATTGCTTACTGCGGCGGAGGCTGACGAGCGGGAAGTCCCGCTGTCGTTTATCGCGCTGCGGGAGAGGATTCGGACCGCTGCGGCGGGGAAAACGCCTGAGTTTTATCGGGCGCGGCTGGAGGCGCTGCGCCGTGCGGCGCTGAACCTGAACGCGAACGTCAGCCCGCAGCTGGCGTTAGAGAATTTCCTGCTGCGGTTATGACGGGCGGCGCGGAAGCCGTGGTATAATCTTTCCGTCGTACCCTGCCTCGGTAGCTCAATTTGGACAGAGCAAAGCACTCCTAACGCTTAGGTTGAGAGTTCGAGTCTCTCCCGGGGTACTTTTTTATCCTTTCTCGATCGGTACCCAGAGTTCCATTTTATAATCGCCGGCGTACATGTCGCCGTTTCCGTAGACCTCGAAATCAGGCGCGCCCGAATGACGATAGCCATGTTCCGGGAGGAACTCCTTCATGATAAACGCCCATCCCGCATGGATACAATCCGGAATTTTTCCCATCAATTCGACGACGGCGTATTCGGTCTCCGGGACGCTGAGGATTTCCAGCCCCAGCGCTTTCGCGCGCTTCTCGTCCCGAACGTCGTATCCCGCCAGGTAATTCAGGCTGCTCGGGTCTTCAATTTCATAGCAGGCGCCGTAGCTCTGGCCGCTGCCGAGCGCTTCGAGCGTTTCTTTCGTGGCTTTCTCGAAGAGCCGGCCCCAGATTTTCGGGCATTCGCTCGATTCAATTCCTTTTGCTCCGATTCCGGCGATTTTGAAACCGGATTTCCGTTGAATTTTTACGTTCATTTCATTTCCTCCATTGACGGTTAGTGATAATTTGAGTTTTGAATAGACTTTACCGTTCTTTCCTTTTCGAATTTCGGAAGGCGCGCAGCCATGGACCGCTTTGAACGCGACGGTAAACGCGTCGGCGGCGTCATATCCATACTTAACCGCGATATCAATGACCTTTTGATCTGTAGACAGGAGATCGAGCGCGGCCATTGTCATTTTCCGCCGCCGGATATACTCGCTGAGCGGGACCCCGGTCAGGATCGAAAAAATCCTG includes:
- a CDS encoding AraC family transcriptional regulator — translated: MNLIQSFNRTIDYIDAALDGEIESKKIAELSGYSAAMFSRIFSILTGVPLSEYIRRRKMTMAALDLLSTDQKVIDIAVKYGYDAADAFTVAFKAVHGCAPSEIRKGKNGKVYSKLKLSLTVNGGNEMNVKIQRKSGFKIAGIGAKGIESSECPKIWGRLFEKATKETLEALGSGQSYGACYEIEDPSSLNYLAGYDVRDEKRAKALGLEILSVPETEYAVVELMGKIPDCIHAGWAFIMKEFLPEHGYRHSGAPDFEVYGNGDMYAGDYKMELWVPIEKG